The Bacteroides thetaiotaomicron VPI-5482 genome contains the following window.
CAAGGATGTCCAAAAGATAAGTTATACCTGCATGGATGAGTATGGAAGCGGTACTACTCATGCAAACTACGACGTGATGTATGCCATGGCCAAAGGCCAGACAAAAGACATGAACAACGGAATAGTGAAATTTAATTTCAAACATATTCTGTCACAGGTCGTATTCAAAGCAAAGACCCAATACGATAACATGCAGGTGGACATCGACGTGATCAAGATTCATAATTTCAAATTTGCCGGCGCCTTCACATTGCCTGCGGCAGCCGATGGAACGGGAAGTTGGAGTTCGTCTGATTTAGCATTTCCACACGCATTTACCGTAGTGAAAAACGCAAACATCACGGTCAATAGCAATACCGAAGCTACCGATATTACCACAAATACTCCTATGCTGAATATACCACAGGAGCTGACTGCTTGGAAAGTTTCCGAAACAGCCACCAAAAGCAAGTTGGAGGCCGATAATGCGAAGCAATGTTATCTGGAGATCGCCTGCAAAATCCGGCAGTCCGGAGCTTATCTGTTGGGTTCAGCAAGCGAATACAAAACAATTTATGTTCCGTTCGGAGATACATGGGAACAGGGCAAGCGTCATATCTACACGTTGATTTTCGGTGGTGGTTATGATGATCAGGGAGAGGCTGTGTTGAATCCGATCCAGTTTGATGCAGAGACAACAGGCTGGGTTGATGCAGATAAAGACGTAAACGTCCAACCTTAATCCAAACGTTTATTAATATCGTACCCGTTGGCAGGTTAAACATACGCAAGATTAACCCTGCCAACGGGTTTTTTATAGGGAATCGCATTTTCAATATACTTTTTGATGTGTAGGGGTGCTTTTTGCGTACCTTTTTCCTGGAGAATTTCTTTTGTGGAGTGTTTGCCCTGTATATTCCCGATACGCTGTTATAGCAGGGAACTGTTTTTATCCAAGTAGTCAG
Protein-coding sequences here:
- a CDS encoding fimbrillin family protein gives rise to the protein MKKSTVMLWAIFGVLLMSCSEEEIANVETSSRNAIGFNVLSNAAETRATPTTNTNLKNTDFDVFAFTADGTAFMGKNDTEFEHDGVKIVYKNGKWDYDNASDLRYWPTEALDFYAFNPGTVSEDMMAFYSWEATKDVQKISYTCMDEYGSGTTHANYDVMYAMAKGQTKDMNNGIVKFNFKHILSQVVFKAKTQYDNMQVDIDVIKIHNFKFAGAFTLPAAADGTGSWSSSDLAFPHAFTVVKNANITVNSNTEATDITTNTPMLNIPQELTAWKVSETATKSKLEADNAKQCYLEIACKIRQSGAYLLGSASEYKTIYVPFGDTWEQGKRHIYTLIFGGGYDDQGEAVLNPIQFDAETTGWVDADKDVNVQP